The Cellulophaga sp. RHA19 genome includes the window GCTGCAAACTCGTGGTAACCACTTCTTCCAGAGGCAACAAATTTATATGTATTTCCTTTGTACTCTAATGGTTCTTTACGTTCACCATCTAGCTTTACCATGTAATAGTTTTTAGCCATATATTTGGCTACTTCTGGATTTTGAAACGTATCAGCATCCATTTTTTTACACCATCCACACCAATCTGTGTAAACATCTATAAACATTTTTTTTGGCTCTTTATCTGTTTTAGCAAGTTCTACAGCTTCTTCCCAGCTCAACCACTTTACTTCTTGCGCATTTGTGGTAAAAGATGTAAATGCTAAAAATAATATAGCACAAATTTGTATGGTGTTTATAGATTTAAATTTCATAGTATGTATTTTGTTTTTAGTCTGGTAACCTTAAAAAAGCTAACGAAAAATATAAAAAATTATTTTACAAAGATAGTATACTCCCTGTTTACCGTGATGTAATTTAACAGAAACAAGGGTAATGTAGGTCTTATATGCGTCATAAATTTGCAATATAATTAGCAAAGTTAAAATGAATATACAAAATATTTTTCCGTCATTATTGGTAGAAACACCTAAAGTTATTTTAGATAAGATTATAGCTCATAATGCTATAGATAATCAGCAAAACAAAGCTACAGTATCTTTAAATTTAAGTTCTGGTGTTTATATAGAAGGTACTCCAATTAAAATAAATACAGAAAATAATATTTTGGTAATTATTTCTGGTGAAGAAATTAGCTATGTGCAAATGGCGCAAATAGATTGTATACGTATTAATAATTTTACTCGTTTTGTAGATCTTTTAACAGATGATACATATTTTGAAGTAAAAGATGAATTGGTGCCTACACCATTAGAATTAAAAAGGAAACAAAGAGAAATTGAAGAATATTTAGAAACTGCATTTGGTGTTAAATTAGTAAATACAGCTTTAGAAGAAGCAAAAGAATCTAAGATTGAAAAATATCAAATGCAAGAATTTTTTTCTAGTTTAATGCAAAGTATAAAAAACATTGGTGGGTACAAAGAAGGAAAAGAGGCTTTAGAAACAGTAAGTGTATTAACAATAGCGTCTACCAGTAATAAATTAAATGTAAAGAAAAATACAGAAGGTAATTTAGAATTAGAAGTAAATTTTAAAGAAAAATTTGAAGCTAATTTTAGAGAACAATTAGAAAATAAAATAGAAGATAGTTTGTAAGTTTAGTTGATGCTTTAAAAGGCAAAAGCCACTGTTTATTTAACAGTGGCTTTTTCTTTTTTAGTAAATAAATTTTTTACATCTACTTGGTTTTTTATAAGGTCATCTAGTGTTTCTCTTTCTCGTATTAAAATAGCTTCACCCTTGTGCCATAACACTTCTGGTGGTCTAAATCTAGAGTTGTAATTACTGGCCATTGTAAAACAATATGCTCCTGCATTACGAAAACATAGAATATCCCCTTCAGATATTTCATTAATTCTACGGTTACTGGCAAAGGTATCGGTCTCGCAAATATACCCCACAACAGAGTAGTAACGTTCTCTGCCTTTTGGGTTAGATATATTTTCAATCTCGTGTGAAGATCCGTAAAGCATTGGTCTAATTAAGTGGTTAAAGCCAGAATCTATACTAGCAAATACAGTAGAAGTAGTCTGTTTAACTACGTTTACTTTAGCTAAAAAGAAACCAGACTCACTCACTAAAAATTTACCAGGTTCAAAAGCTAAGGTTAACTCTTTACCATATTCTTTACAAAAGGCATTAAATTTTGCACTTAATTTTTGTCCTAACTCTTCAACATTAGTTTCTATATCACCAGTTTTGTAAGGTACTTTAAAGCCGCTACCAAAATCTATAAAATCTAAGTTTTTAAAGTTTTTAGCAGTTTCAAAAAGTATTTCAGATGCGTATAAGAAAACATCAATATCTAAAATATCACTACCAGTATGCATATGTATACCGTTAATATTCATTTTAGTTAGGTCTACAATACGTAACAAATGAGGAATCTGGTGAATACTAATTCCAAATTTAGAATCTATATGACCTACAGATATGTTAGAGTTACCACCAGCCATAACGTGCGGGTTAATTCTAATACACACAGGTATGTTTGGGTGTTTGCTTCCAAACTGTTCTAATACAGACAAGTTGTCTATGTTAATACGTACGCCTAATGCTGCAGCTCTTTCAATTTCTTCTAAAGAAACTCCGTTTGGTGTGTATATAATAGACTCTGGCTTAAAACCAGCCAAAAGTCCAAGTTCTACCTCTTGTATAGAAACAGTATCTAAACCGCTACCTAAAGAATTCATTAAGCGTAAAATAGATATGTTAGACAATGCTTTAGCAGCATAGTTAAGTTTTAATTTTTTAACACCCTTAAAAGCATTTGTTAGTCTTTGATATTGGGAAATAATTTTTTCCGAATCATAAACATAAACGGGATCTCCGTATGTTTTTGCAATTTTTAATAAATCGGATGCTTGCATAACTGTAATTGTTTATTTTTATAAGACAAAACTAAGATAGTTATTTCTAGGTTCAAAAAATATAGTTGCATTATTATTAAAAAATAACAATTTGTTACATATGTAACATTATTATGTTTTATTTCGATGTATCACTATAATAATAGGAAGCTAACCTAAAATTAATTAGAGAAATTGACCTTGGTTTCTTATTTTTGTACCAGAACAAAATATACCTAATATATATGAACCTTCACGAATATCAAGGAAAAGAGATTTTAGCAAGCTTTGGCGTACGTATACAACGCGGAATAGTTGCACATAATGCACAAGAAGCTGTTGCTGCTGCAAAGCAACTTACACAAGAAACTGGTACTGGATGGCATGTTATAAAAGCACAAGTGCACGCTGGTGGTAGAGGTAAAGGTGGGGGAGTTAAACTTGCCAAAAATTTAAACGAAGTAGAAGAAATTGCAGGTAACATTATTGGGATGAACCTAATTACACCACAAACTTCTGCAGAGGGTAAAAAAGTTCACCAAGTATTAGTAGCAGAAGATGTTTACTATCCAGGCGAAACTGAAACATCAGAATTCTATATGTCTGTATTGTTAAACAGAGCTACTGGTAGAAATATGATTATGTATTCTACAGAAGGTGGTATGGATATAGAAGAAGTTGCAGAAAGTACTCCGCACTTAATTTTCACAGAAGAAATAGATCCAGCAACAGGTTTACTAGGTTTTCAGGCACGTAAAATTGCTTTTAACTTAGGATTATCTGGTTTAGCATTTAAAGAAATGACAAAATTTGTTGCTTCTTTATATAAGGCTTATGTAGAGAGTGATTCTAGTATGTTTGAAATTAACCCAGTTTTAAAAACATCAGACAATAAAATTATGGCTGTAGATGCTAAAGTATCTATAGACGATAATGCATTATACAGAAGAAAGCAATACGCAGAAATGAGAGATTTGCGTGAAGAAAACCCTATAGAGGTTGAAGCTGGAGCATTAGGATTAAACTATGTAGATTTAGACGGTAACGTTGGTTGTATGGTTAATGGTGCTGGTTTAGCAATGGCTACTATGGATTTAATAAAGCAAGCAGGTGGTGAGCCAGCTAACTTTTTAGATGTTGGTGGTACTGCAGATGCTGCACGTGTAGAGGCTGCTTTTAAAATTATATTAAAAGATCCTGCTGTAAAAGCAATCTTAATTAATATTTTTGGTGGTATTGTACGTTGTGACCGTGTTGCACAAGGTGTTATAGATGCTTATAAAAATATGGGAACTATAAATGTACCAATTATTGTACGTTTACAAGGTACTAATGCAGATATAGCTAAAGAATTAATAGACAATTCTGGTTTAGATGTACAGTCTGCAGTACAGTTCCAAGAAGCTGCAGATAAAGTAAAAGAAGTTTTAGCTTAAGCTAAAAAAAGTTATACTAAAAAAGGGACAATCTTTAGATTGTCCCTTTTTTTATGCTTTAAAAAAAATATTATTTTTTCTTATTCTTATATTTTACGCTGCTTAAATCCTGAGACTTGTTTTTTTCTCTAACCTTATCTTTATAAATAGGTTTAGGTTTATTGTTTGCGTATATTTTTTTCTTTGGCAAGCTAGTTTTTCCTTTTTTAGCTAAAGCTTCAGCGGGTGTAGTAGGGTTATCCTTAGAACCACGTAAATATATAACCAGTCCGTTTAAAAAGTTACGTAGTATTTGATCTCCGCACTCCATATATTTAGGATGATCTTCTTTTCTAAAAAAAGCACCAAGTTCACTTGTAGTAATTTTAAAATCTACTAATTTTAATATTTCTACAATATCATCATCACGTAACATAAGCGCGACTCTTAATTTTTTTAGAGTATCATTATTCGTCATAAAAAATATTATTTTGCACAAAGTTACATTAAATATACCATTGATACATAATTGAGTATCAGTTATACATTTTCTATGCATTTTCTTGTCTGTTTTTTATAAAATGCACTATATTGCTGTCCAGAAATTTTGCTATGTCTATAGAAACCAATTATTTAAAAAAACTAAGTGTATTGCTAGATTTAATTGATTTAGCAAAGGTAGACGGATTAGTACAGTCTGAGTACGACTTTTTACTAGAAGTAGCAGAGGATTTAGGTGTAGACGCAGTTGTTTTAGATTCTCTTTTTGAAGCAAAAATAGAGCGAATTAAGCCAGGTACAGAAGCAGAAAAGGTTAGTCATTTTTTTAACTTAGTTAAATTAATGAATGTAGATGAAAAACAATCTATACTAGAAATTAATAAATTACACAAATTAGGATTAGGTATGGGCTTATCTCCAATGGCCATACAACAAGTGCTATCTATTATGCACAATTACCCTAATAAGGAAGTACCATTAAGTATAATAGAAGAAGCTTTTAAAGCACAACAGAACTAAAAATCACCCTATTTTAAATAGTAATAACAGTGGCTATACCATTCTTTATTGTTTGGTTTGGCTTATTTTGACGTGTTTACACTAAAAAAACAAGCCATTTTGTCATTACTACACAGTGTTTAAGTGTCAAAAAGTCACTATTTATGTGTTGGTATAACATTTGAAAAGTAACATAACAAGAATAAATATTAAAATTTAAAATTGTTAGTTATGAGTTTAGTTAAAAGAAATACAGTTTTTCCTTCATTATTAAATGAAATATTAAATACAGATTGGTATGGTGGTTTAGAGAGTAATTCACCTAATACAGCACCAGTTAACATTAAAGAAAACGAAAAAGATTATACCATAGAGTTACTAGCTCCAGGTAGAGAAAAAGAAGACTTTAATATAGAAGTAGATAAAAATATTTTATCTGTGTCTGTAGTAGATGAAAAAGTAAATACAGATGTAAAAGAGAAGTTTTCTTTAAAAGAATTTAGCTTAAAAAGTTTTAAAAGAACCTTTAGCTTACCAGATACTATTAATGAAGATAGTATTAATGTAACCTATAACAATGGAATTTTAAAATTTACATTACCTAAAAAAGAAGAAGCATTACCTAAGCCAAAAAGGCTAATAGATATTGCATAATAAGTTTTAAATATTGTTTTACACGCTAGGTAAAACAATATTAGATTTGGTTGGTTAGTTTTTGTAAAATGCCCCAAGCTTGATTGCTTAGGGCATTTTTTTATTTTTCTTGTAATGCTTTTATTTCATCTCTTAATTTAGCAGCTTGCATAAAATCTAATTCTTTAGCAGCTTTTTCCATAGCCTTACGTTTTTCACGAACCATTTTTTCTTTTTGGTCTGTAGTTAAGTAAGCCATATCTGGTTCTGCAGCTCTTGCTTCTTCTTTTTCAAAATGATAAGTAGAAACAGAATTTTGAGACAAAGCACTATCCAAACTTTTATTTAAGGCCATAGGCTTTTTATTATGTTTGGTATTGTATGCAATTTGGCGTTCTCTTCTATAGTTGGTCTCATCAATAGTTTTTTGCATACTAGCAGTAATTTTATCAGCATACATAATAGCTTTACCATTTACATTTCTTGCAGCTCTACCAACAGTTTGTGTTAAAGAACGTGCACTACGTAGAAAACCTTCTTTATCAGCATCTAAAATAGCAACAAAAGACACCTCAGGTAAATCTAACCCTTCTCTTAAAAGGTTTACACCAATAAGCACATCAAATAAACCTTTACGTAAATCTTGCATAATTTCTACTCGCTCTAGAGTGTCTACATCACTGTGTATATAACGGCAACGTACACTAATACGGTCTAAATATTTAGCCAATTCTTCCGCCATACGCTTGGTAAGTGTAGTAACTAAAGTGCGCTCATCTTTTTCTATACGCAAGTGTATTTCCTCTACCAAATCATCAATTTGGTTTAAACTAGGTCTTATTTCTATTATAGGGTCTAGTAAACCTGTAGGTCTAATTACTTGCTCTACATACACACCACCACTTAGTTGTAATTCATAATCTGCTGGTGTAGCACTTACGTGTATTACCTGGTTTTGTATCATTTCAAACTCTTCAAACTTTAATGGTCTGTTATCCATTGCAGCAGGTAATCTAAAACCATATTCTACTAAGTTTTCTTTTCTACTTCTGTCACCACCATACATAGCGTGTACTTGTGGTACAGTAACGTGACTCTCGTCTATCACCATTAAATAATCATCCGGAAAATAATCTAATAAACAAAAGGGTCTAGTTCCCGGTAGTCTACCATCTAAATATCTAGAGTAGTTTTCTATACCAGAACAATAGCCAAGTTCACGTATCATTTCTAAATCAAACGTAGTACGTTCCTCTAAACGTTTCGCTTCTAAATGTTTACCAATTTCCTTAAAATAATCAACCTGTTTAACCATATCTGCTTGTATAGCGTGTATGGCATTTTGTAAAATATCTGGCGATGTTACAAACATATTAGCAGGGTAAATTGTCAAGTTTTCATACACCTCTAGAACCTTATTATGCAAAGGGTCAAAAGCTTCAATTTCTTCAACTTCATCACCAAAAAAATGAATTCTAAATGCGTGGTCTGCATAACTAGGAAAAACATCTACCACATCTCCCTTAACTCTAAAATTACCATTTCTAAAATCTTCTGTAGTTCTAGAGTATAAACTTTGTACTAATTGATGTAAAAATTTAGTTCTAGAAATAACCTGATCTTTTTTTATAGAAATTACATTTTTCTGAAACTCCACAGGGTTACCAATACCATATAAACAAGACACAGACGCAATAACAATAACATCTCTACGACCAGAGAGTAGGGAAGATGTTGCACTTAAACGCAATTTTTCTATATCCTCGTTTATAGACAAATCTTTCTCTATAAAAGTACCTGTAGTTGGTATGTATGCCTCTGGCTGGTAATAATCATAGTAAGACACAAAATACTCTACAGCATTTTCAGGAAAAAACTGTTTAAACTCAGAGTACAACTGTGCTGCCAGCGTTTTATTGTGTGCTAAAACCAAGGTGGGTTTTTGTACCTTTTCTACCACATTTGCCACCGTAAACGTTTTTCCAGAGCCTGTAACTCCTAATAGAGTTTGGTGTTTTTCTCCTTCATTTACCCCTTTAACCAACTCCTTAATTGCTTGTGGTTGGTCACCAGTAGGTTCAAATTTTGATACAACTTTAAATTTCATAGATTAAAAGTAACAAATACCGCAATAAAAGCATACAAATAAGTAATGTATTTTGGGCGCTCGGGCGGGCTTTACGCTATACTCCGTTTTGCCTATCGGCAAATACGTGGTGCCGCTTCAATCCCTAGCGCAGCTTATCGTTTTAAAGAAAAATGACCGTTAAAGTCTCTGCCATTTTCAAGTTTAGCTCTAAACCAATAGTCAGACTCAGGAACCGGAATCCCTTTGCTATCGCCATCCCAACCGCTAGAACTGGGGTCTATTTTAGCAACAAGCACACCGTATCTATCAAAAATATAAATATCACTTTTAGCTAAAAAAGTAGAACTAATACCACTAATTTGCCAAGTATCATTAATAGCATCACCGTTAGGTGTAAACGTTTTAGGGTAGCCAATTACAGAAACTTCAAAAGGAGCTGTAGTTCCGCATCCTTTTTTATCTCTAACAAAAACCTCTAAAATACCTGTAGGCACATTAGTAAAAGTGTTGCTATCTTGGTATGGACCAAGTGGATTTAGAATTGCATATTCGTAATCACCATCACCAGTAACAATAATACTAATACTATTGTTGTTACTTAAATCCTTAACCTCTACATTAGTAATTACAGCTATGTTAGACGGCGTAACTTTAAACTCTTTACTATTAACACAATTTAGTGTACCACCATTGTAACTGTAACCAACCTCTAACCTGTAGTTTCCAACAGCAGTAATAGTTGCGTTTGCTGTATTAGAAATTAAATTTTCAGTGCCATTAGCTTCAATTTTTAACCATTGGTACATATCAAACCCAACTTCTGCATTTAGTTCTAAAACAGGATTGTCTGTACATAAAAAATACTCGTCATTAATAACAACTTCTGGGGTTGGTTGTACAATTAAAGTAATTTCTTCCACGCCTTGGCATTGATTACTAGCTTCTAGTCTGGCATATAAAGTTGCCGAAGTAGAAATATAATCCTCACCAGAAATAGGATTAAACTCTAAAGAAGCATCTTGAATAGAAGCATAAAAACTAACTTCCAGTCCAGGGTAATCTTTAGTTTTTATAGCGTCTAGGTTAAAAGAGCCTGTTTTTTCTGTATCTAAAGCATTAACATCACACGCATAATATGGTAATCTAGTTGGTAAACTGCTTGTGGTAGGTTGTACTTCTAAAATTAACTCTGCGTAAACAACACAGTTGTTTTCGTTAGTAACACTGGTATATATGGTTTGCTTAGTAGCCGTTGTGTTTCTGTAACCAATTGGGTTTGTAATTGGATTGTTAGCATCACGATCTGTTATTGATGCGTAAAAATTGACCGTATTTTCTGCAATACCATTGGAAATATCAAAACTAGCTTGCTCTAGATTAAAACTAGCAAAACCATCTGTAGAATTGCTATCTAAATCGCACTGTGTTAAAGTAGTGTTTAAGGCAATAGGTAATGTGTTAATATTTACTTGTGCTTCTCCAATTATAGGACATTCTGATGGGTCTGCTGGAGTAACTTCTAATGCATATTTTCCGGCATCTGCTAAAGTTGCGTTAGTAATGTTTAATATATTACTATTATTTATTATTGGTACTCCGTTTAAAGACCATGCGTAAGTTGCTCCAGGAAAATTATCTACTT containing:
- a CDS encoding thioredoxin family protein encodes the protein MKFKSINTIQICAILFLAFTSFTTNAQEVKWLSWEEAVELAKTDKEPKKMFIDVYTDWCGWCKKMDADTFQNPEVAKYMAKNYYMVKLDGERKEPLEYKGNTYKFVASGRSGYHEFAAALMQGKMSYPTTIFLDEKQQMLSPVPGYQKPKPFLKIAKYFGEDIHKTKKWVEYDTKAE
- the lysA gene encoding diaminopimelate decarboxylase, which codes for MQASDLLKIAKTYGDPVYVYDSEKIISQYQRLTNAFKGVKKLKLNYAAKALSNISILRLMNSLGSGLDTVSIQEVELGLLAGFKPESIIYTPNGVSLEEIERAAALGVRINIDNLSVLEQFGSKHPNIPVCIRINPHVMAGGNSNISVGHIDSKFGISIHQIPHLLRIVDLTKMNINGIHMHTGSDILDIDVFLYASEILFETAKNFKNLDFIDFGSGFKVPYKTGDIETNVEELGQKLSAKFNAFCKEYGKELTLAFEPGKFLVSESGFFLAKVNVVKQTTSTVFASIDSGFNHLIRPMLYGSSHEIENISNPKGRERYYSVVGYICETDTFASNRRINEISEGDILCFRNAGAYCFTMASNYNSRFRPPEVLWHKGEAILIRERETLDDLIKNQVDVKNLFTKKEKATVK
- the sucC gene encoding ADP-forming succinate--CoA ligase subunit beta; the encoded protein is MNLHEYQGKEILASFGVRIQRGIVAHNAQEAVAAAKQLTQETGTGWHVIKAQVHAGGRGKGGGVKLAKNLNEVEEIAGNIIGMNLITPQTSAEGKKVHQVLVAEDVYYPGETETSEFYMSVLLNRATGRNMIMYSTEGGMDIEEVAESTPHLIFTEEIDPATGLLGFQARKIAFNLGLSGLAFKEMTKFVASLYKAYVESDSSMFEINPVLKTSDNKIMAVDAKVSIDDNALYRRKQYAEMRDLREENPIEVEAGALGLNYVDLDGNVGCMVNGAGLAMATMDLIKQAGGEPANFLDVGGTADAARVEAAFKIILKDPAVKAILINIFGGIVRCDRVAQGVIDAYKNMGTINVPIIVRLQGTNADIAKELIDNSGLDVQSAVQFQEAADKVKEVLA
- a CDS encoding DUF1456 family protein, translating into MTNNDTLKKLRVALMLRDDDIVEILKLVDFKITTSELGAFFRKEDHPKYMECGDQILRNFLNGLVIYLRGSKDNPTTPAEALAKKGKTSLPKKKIYANNKPKPIYKDKVREKNKSQDLSSVKYKNKKK
- a CDS encoding Hsp20/alpha crystallin family protein; translated protein: MSLVKRNTVFPSLLNEILNTDWYGGLESNSPNTAPVNIKENEKDYTIELLAPGREKEDFNIEVDKNILSVSVVDEKVNTDVKEKFSLKEFSLKSFKRTFSLPDTINEDSINVTYNNGILKFTLPKKEEALPKPKRLIDIA
- the uvrB gene encoding excinuclease ABC subunit UvrB; this encodes MKFKVVSKFEPTGDQPQAIKELVKGVNEGEKHQTLLGVTGSGKTFTVANVVEKVQKPTLVLAHNKTLAAQLYSEFKQFFPENAVEYFVSYYDYYQPEAYIPTTGTFIEKDLSINEDIEKLRLSATSSLLSGRRDVIVIASVSCLYGIGNPVEFQKNVISIKKDQVISRTKFLHQLVQSLYSRTTEDFRNGNFRVKGDVVDVFPSYADHAFRIHFFGDEVEEIEAFDPLHNKVLEVYENLTIYPANMFVTSPDILQNAIHAIQADMVKQVDYFKEIGKHLEAKRLEERTTFDLEMIRELGYCSGIENYSRYLDGRLPGTRPFCLLDYFPDDYLMVIDESHVTVPQVHAMYGGDRSRKENLVEYGFRLPAAMDNRPLKFEEFEMIQNQVIHVSATPADYELQLSGGVYVEQVIRPTGLLDPIIEIRPSLNQIDDLVEEIHLRIEKDERTLVTTLTKRMAEELAKYLDRISVRCRYIHSDVDTLERVEIMQDLRKGLFDVLIGVNLLREGLDLPEVSFVAILDADKEGFLRSARSLTQTVGRAARNVNGKAIMYADKITASMQKTIDETNYRRERQIAYNTKHNKKPMALNKSLDSALSQNSVSTYHFEKEEARAAEPDMAYLTTDQKEKMVREKRKAMEKAAKELDFMQAAKLRDEIKALQEK
- a CDS encoding T9SS type B sorting domain-containing protein, which encodes MKPTTKLLAMALLLPLLSFGQTQASNWYFGEGAGLRFNNDGSVTAVTDGKLNTTEGCATISDDTGNLLFYTDGIRVYTKDHVLMQNGTGLYGDPSSSQSALIVPNQKDTNIFYIFTVDTSVIETDPDYGLNYSTVDMSLDGGKGAVTSKNVRLLDYCSEKITAVLKDCFNKSVWVITYATNDGSEGVFDTFHAFEVNDTGVVTTSVKSKVNSFITDKRGYLKLSADGTKMASANVSQGLYLYDFNADTGVLSNEQRININAPNKDPYGLEFSPNNKLLYVHTYNAQQGLVTETSNLLQYNLTAANISSSEVILDNRNIYRGALQLAENGKIYRTIANSYDQGTQYLGVINNPNQLGTAAGYQHNAVNLQGKLATQGLPPFIQSFFAKEDLVKNTDGSTSPSLTICETDNFTLEVDNFPGATYAWSLNGVPIINNSNILNITNATLADAGKYALEVTPADPSECPIIGEAQVNINTLPIALNTTLTQCDLDSNSTDGFASFNLEQASFDISNGIAENTVNFYASITDRDANNPITNPIGYRNTTATKQTIYTSVTNENNCVVYAELILEVQPTTSSLPTRLPYYACDVNALDTEKTGSFNLDAIKTKDYPGLEVSFYASIQDASLEFNPISGEDYISTSATLYARLEASNQCQGVEEITLIVQPTPEVVINDEYFLCTDNPVLELNAEVGFDMYQWLKIEANGTENLISNTANATITAVGNYRLEVGYSYNGGTLNCVNSKEFKVTPSNIAVITNVEVKDLSNNNSISIIVTGDGDYEYAILNPLGPYQDSNTFTNVPTGILEVFVRDKKGCGTTAPFEVSVIGYPKTFTPNGDAINDTWQISGISSTFLAKSDIYIFDRYGVLVAKIDPSSSGWDGDSKGIPVPESDYWFRAKLENGRDFNGHFSLKR